The Salmo salar chromosome ssa02, Ssal_v3.1, whole genome shotgun sequence genome segment GGAGATGTACATGTGTGGAACCGCTGCCCCCCTGTGGCTCACAGATCCCCATCCCCAGCTGTTAGACGGGGTGGTTCAGAGGGGCGTCTGTGGACACTGGTCCTCAAAATGCTGCACATTCAGAGAAAATCCCATCCACGTCAAAGCCTGCTATGGAAACTACTATGTCTACAAGTTTGTCCCTACAACAGGTTGCTACTTGGCCTACTGTGCAGGTACAGTACAATGCTCGTCTTTGATTCTTAAGGACGTCAAGAATATTCAAGATGTCTGGAATGCACTCCAATTAGTCACATCAAATCTATTCCCCCTATCCCACCTGTCCTTCTAGATGTCAACACCAAGGTGTGTTCTACATGTGGAGTATTTGATGCCTGTGTAAGTGATGATAAGATCAACTGGAGGTGTGAGAGGAAAGGTGAGTGttaaagaaaaacaaaaataaagaGGTGTAAATATTGTCCCAACAGAGACACCACAGCAAAGATCAGGAGTTAATCCATatctttgttttgtgtgtttttgattGGTAACATTCTGAGTTTTTTGCTTAGCTCTGGAGCTGGTCTGTGGGCGTAACTTCATACAAGTGGTCCTTCAAATGGATAACCTGGAGACCGGACATCTGGATCCTTCCTCTGCTCACCTGGCCGACCCCAGTTGCTCAGTCCACCAGGAGGCTAACGGCACGGTGTGGTACCAGGTGGAGCGCAGGGAGGGACGCTGTGGAAACACTCTGGAGGTGAGAACACATTACCTCAGTTTGTCCCAAAAATGTATGCAATGGAGGAGTAACTGACAATGCATTTAATAAATCTATCTTATGACCTTTTTTGTCTTTTCCCCAGACCAACGGCACCCATGCTGTCTACTCCAACAGCCTATTTGTTTACCCATTAAATGCAagaaacaactctctctctcgacctctgagCCTTCCATTCTCCTGTGCCTATCCCCTGGAATCAGAGAGCAGCCTGGATGTCGCCATCAAACCCTACCTGCTGTGAGAAATAGGATTTAGTATTTTTGTAGGCCTACTTCTCCCAAACGGTTTGTTTTTcatttcatcatcatcatcaaacttCATCATCAACTCAAGCTGTCATGATGAGCTACATTTAGTCTTATCATTCCATAATAGATCTGACTTCCAAACGTCAGTAATAAAGATGAGGTTGTCTCATATCTGGTTGCTTCATGTTCACCTCTCGACAGGACGGAGGGTGGAGTTTCAGGTTTAGGTGCCAAGGCCGAATCATTCATGTCTCTGTATCGAAACGCCAACTTCACAGAGGCGTATCCACCTGGAGAAGTCCTCCTGCCAGTGGGCTCTGCCTTGCACGTGGGCGTGTCCATAGACGAGACAAACGACCAGTTGGTGGTGGTTCTGGAGAATTGCTACGCGACTCACACCCCCAACTTTGATGATCTTATGCGATACGTCCTTATTCAGAACAGGTCTGTCCGTGCCTTCTTGAGTTGTGTCTGACCATTTACTAAAACTGTTTTTCTATATGaatatttaaatatttatttgccagcagcataccaccctgcatcccgctgcttgcttgcttctgaagctaagcagggttggtcctggtcagtccctggaagGGAGACCAGAtgttgctggaagtggtgttggagagccagtaggaggcaccctttacTCTGGTcttaaaaaaaatatcccaatatgcaaaggcagtgattggggacattgccctgtgtagggtgctgtcttttggatgggatgttaaacaggtgtcctgactctctgtagtcaCTAAATATCCCATGggacttatcataagagtaggggtggtaACCctagtgtcctggctaaattctcaATCTGACCTTCATACCATCatagccacctaatcatccccagtttacaactggctcattcatccctgtaactattccccaggtcattgctgtaaatgagaatgtgttctcagtcaacttacctaaatacataaaatacaaattgtatcataccctttgacttattccacattttgtgttacagcctgaatccaaaatggattcaatattttgTTTTCTTCACCCATGTGAATAACGAAGTGAAAACGTGTTGTTTTTctgtgcacatttattgaaactgaaatacagaaatatctaatttacccCCTTGAGTAAATACATATTAGACtcacctttggcaatgattacaactgtgagtttttctgggtgagtctttaagagctttgcacacatggattgtacaatattggcacattattatttaaaaaatccttcttcaagctttgtcaagttgtgtgttgatcattgctagacaagtcttgccatagattttcaagctgatttaagtcaaaactgtaactagcccactcaggaacattcaatgtcatcttggtaagcaactccagtgtacagtcgtggccaaaagattTGAGAAACACACATataatcattttcacaaagtctgctgcctcagtttgtatgatggcaatttgcatatactccagaatgttacgaagagtgatcagatgaattgcaattaattgcaaagtccctctttgccatgcaaatgaactgaatccccccaaaacatttccactgcctttcagccctgccacaaaaggaccagctgacatcatgtcagtgattctctcgttaacacaggtgtaagtgttgacgaggacaaggctggggatcactctgtcatgttaattgagtttgaataacagactggaagcttcaaaaggagggtggtgcttggaaacattgttcttcctctgtcaaccatggttgcctgcaaggaaacacgtgccgtcatcattgctttgcacaaaaagggcttcacaggcaaggatattgctgccagtaagattgcacctaaatcaaccatttatcggatcatcaagaacttcaaggagagcggttcaattgttgtgaagaaggcttcagggcgcccaagaaagtccagcaagcgccaggaccgtctcctaaagttgattcagctgcgggatcagggcaccaccagtatagagcttgctcaggaatggcagcaggcaggtgtgagtgcatctgcacacacagtgaggtgaagacttttggaggatggcctggtgtcaagaagggtagcaaagaagccacttctctccaggaaaagcatcagggacagactgatattctgcaaaaggtacagggattggactgctgaggactggggtaaagtcattttctctgatgaatcccctttccgattgtttggggcatccgggaaaaaaagcttgtccggagaagacaaggtgagcgctaccatcagtcctgtgtcatgccaacagtaaagcatcctgagaccattcatgtgtggggttgcttcttgCCTAAgagcacagccatgaataaagaatggtaccaacacatcctccgagagcaacttctcccaaccatccaggaacagtttggtgacgaacaatgccttttccagcatgatggagcaccttgccataaggcaaaagtgatcactaagtggctcggggaacaaaacatcgatattttgggtccatggccaggaaactccccagaccttaatcccattgagaacttgtggtcaatcctcaagacgTGGGTGggcaaacaaaaccccacaaattctgacaatctccaagcattgattatgcaagaatggcctggcatcagtcaggatgtggcccagaatttaattgacagcatgccagggcagattgtagaggtgttgaaaaagaagggtcaacactgcaaatattgactctttcatgtaattgtcaataaaagcctttgacacttatgaaattattgtaattatacttcagtattccatagtaacatcagacaaaaatatctaaagacactgaggcagctgactttgtgaaaattaatatttgtcattctcaaaacttttggccatgactgtatatttggctttgtgttttatgttattgtcctgctgaaagttgaatttGTATCCCTGTGTCTGTTGAAAAAcacactgaaccaggttttcctctatgattttgcctgtgctaagctctattccgtttatttttatcctaaaaaacgccctagtccttgccgataacaagcatacccataacatgatgcagctaccaccatgcttgaaaatatgaagaatgggtctcagtgatgtgttgtgttggatttgccccaaacataacacgttgtattcaggacataaagttaatttctttaccaaatgttttgcagttttactttagtgccttattgcaaacagaatgcatgttttagaatatttgtattctgtacaggattCCCTATTTTCACTCTgtgatttaggttagtattgtggagtatctACAATGTTCTTGATCCATGCgtagttttctcccatcacagccattaaactaactctgtaactgttttaaagtcaccattggcctcatggtgaaatccctgagcagtttccatcctctccggcaactgagttaggaaggatgcctgtatcgttgtagtgactgggtgtattaatactccatccaaagtgtaaataataaCTTCATAATGCTCAAAGGGGTATAACTTCTTAAGTAGATTTTTACTCTTGAATTTAttaaggcttgccataacaaagtggttgaacacttattgactcaagacattttagcttaacatttttatgaatttgtaaatgtatttccactttgacatgatgaggtactgtgtgtaggccagtgacacacaatcaCAGTTTAATCAatattaaattcaggctgtaacacaacaacatgtggaaaaagtcaaggcgtgtgaatactttctgaaggtactgtatttaATAGGTTTTTTATGCTCTGGGTGAAAATGATTCTGTCACAGGTGCCCTAGTGACCATCATCAGGTGAGGGTAGACGAGAGCGGATCATCCCTCAGGGCTCGCTTCTCTGCTCTGCTGTTCCTGTACCAGGGAGACTACCGGGACGTCTTCCTACACTGCAGCCTCAGCCTTTGTGACCAGAGGAGGTCCTCCTGCACTCCGGTTAGTCCTCAACTCCTccacagtctccctctctctagtccTACTGAGTGTCTCCCTGGTGTCTCCCTGGTGTCTCCCTGGGGTCTCCACGGTGTCTCCCTGGAGTTTCTGCCTCAATGGACTGGTGTCTCCCTGGTGTTTCTGCttcagtgtctggtctctccctggTGTTTCTGCCTCAGTGTGTGGTGTCTCCCTGGTGTTTCTGCCTCAGGGTCTGGTGTCTCCCTGGTGTCTCTGCTTCAGGGTCTGGTGTCTCCCTGGTGTTTCTGCCTCAGGGTCTGGTGTCTCCCTGGTGTTTCTGCTTCAGTGTCTGGTGTCTCCCTGGTGTTTCTGCTTCACTGTCTGGTGTCTCCCTGGTGTTTCTGCTTCACTGTCTGGTGTCTCCCTGGTGTTTCTGCttcagtgtctggtctctccctggTGTTTCTGCCTCAGGGTCTGGTGTCTCCCTGGTGTTTCTGCCTCAGTGTCTGGTGTCTCCCTGGTGTTTCTGCCTCAGGGTCTGGTGTCTCCCTGGTGTTTCTGCCTCAGGGTCTGGTGTCTCCCTGGTGTTTCTGCCTCAGTGTCTGGTGTCTCCCTGGTGTTTCTGCTTCAGTGTCTGGTGCCTCCCTGGTGTTTCTGTTTCAGTGGCTGGTGTCTCCCTGGTGTTTCTGTTTCAGGGTCTGGTGTCTCCCTGGTgtttctgtctcagtgtctggtgtCTCCCTGGTGTTTCTGCTTCAGTGTCTGGTGTCTCCCTGGTGTTTCTGCTTCAGTGGCTGGTGTCTCCCTGGTgtttctgtctcagtgtctggtgtCTCCCTGGTGTTTCTGCCTCAGTGTCTGGTGTCTCCCTGGTGTTTCTGCCTCAGTGTCTGGTGTCTCCCTGGTGTTTCTCCTTGAGGTCCGTTCCCTCTGACTGTCTTTGGTCTCTCTCCTCAGAACTGTGGTAGAAGAATGTCCCGCTCTGTCTCCACCTCGGCCTCCCAAAAGTCCCTCACTGTCGGACCAATCACCTGTGAGTATTTTTGATATCATCACACTCACCTCAAAGTAACTTGtgcacagtcagacacacacatacacacacacccctcactagTAACCTTCTCTTTGCACTGTTTGTCTTCTAGGGACCAAAGGGCCAGAGTGAACCAGACAGCACTGCAATGAGACAACAGAGAGCTTCTGTATCTTAACGATTATTAAATAATAAAGTGAAGCTTTATACTATTATATCAGTCTGTTGTGTCATTATATCAATGTATGTTCTCTGTTATCTCTTGCTCTGGTCTGTTGGcaaagcagggttaggg includes the following:
- the LOC106592971 gene encoding uromodulin isoform X1 — protein: MKGYPSGHHGVCESDCVGCGTHPATDLQMEERQDIIKKSFTSGSLQPQGMTSSNMGRPLITPGLLLLMLIPAITADSSGSVVTSCEACHPHAACRASLLNNEVEVESSSSKLVTCNCKSGFVGNGITCYDLKLCAGGSCCRQGYRWSSELGCVDVDECSLPDQPCSPPQVCENTPGSFNCLVPPEDDLRSSPGSDSRSVQFQCGGRRCPVGEDCISVGGSSLCADPCQHYSVLNDAWRSTTNNGAASGFHCDTSVNWQGWYRLFLGNTSVQMPERCVEMYMCGTAAPLWLTDPHPQLLDGVVQRGVCGHWSSKCCTFRENPIHVKACYGNYYVYKFVPTTGCYLAYCADVNTKVCSTCGVFDACVSDDKINWRCERKALELVCGRNFIQVVLQMDNLETGHLDPSSAHLADPSCSVHQEANGTVWYQVERREGRCGNTLETNGTHAVYSNSLFVYPLNARNNSLSRPLSLPFSCAYPLESESSLDVAIKPYLLTEGGVSGLGAKAESFMSLYRNANFTEAYPPGEVLLPVGSALHVGVSIDETNDQLVVVLENCYATHTPNFDDLMRYVLIQNRCPSDHHQVRVDESGSSLRARFSALLFLYQGDYRDVFLHCSLSLCDQRRSSCTPNCGRRMSRSVSTSASQKSLTVGPITWTKGPE
- the LOC106592971 gene encoding uromodulin isoform X2; translation: MTSSNMGRPLITPGLLLLMLIPAITADSSGSVVTSCEACHPHAACRASLLNNEVEVESSSSKLVTCNCKSGFVGNGITCYDLKLCAGGSCCRQGYRWSSELGCVDVDECSLPDQPCSPPQVCENTPGSFNCLVPPEDDLRSSPGSDSRSVQFQCGGRRCPVGEDCISVGGSSLCADPCQHYSVLNDAWRSTTNNGAASGFHCDTSVNWQGWYRLFLGNTSVQMPERCVEMYMCGTAAPLWLTDPHPQLLDGVVQRGVCGHWSSKCCTFRENPIHVKACYGNYYVYKFVPTTGCYLAYCADVNTKVCSTCGVFDACVSDDKINWRCERKALELVCGRNFIQVVLQMDNLETGHLDPSSAHLADPSCSVHQEANGTVWYQVERREGRCGNTLETNGTHAVYSNSLFVYPLNARNNSLSRPLSLPFSCAYPLESESSLDVAIKPYLLTEGGVSGLGAKAESFMSLYRNANFTEAYPPGEVLLPVGSALHVGVSIDETNDQLVVVLENCYATHTPNFDDLMRYVLIQNRCPSDHHQVRVDESGSSLRARFSALLFLYQGDYRDVFLHCSLSLCDQRRSSCTPNCGRRMSRSVSTSASQKSLTVGPITWTKGPE